The following proteins are co-located in the Choristoneura fumiferana chromosome 23, NRCan_CFum_1, whole genome shotgun sequence genome:
- the LOC141441353 gene encoding protein charybde-like, with protein sequence MEILPVTNQFGGVFNNEKAWNGPAWRDAPMPVPTEAALAQRLERELRAAKGASELAAAEVLVPAELLARAARQLLALAEGEPCGARGAAVIVDVAGRRLAAFQIDPNTLTTHEIHLHLEHDATNWTSLLPQFLKNLTRGGTIIVSPQFTIEKQKLFRSQAE encoded by the exons atGGAGATACTGCCTGTCACGAATCAGTTTGGAGGCGTGTTCAACAATGAAAAAG CATGGAATGGGCCGGCATGGCGGGACGCGCCGATGCCGGTGCCGACGGAGGCGGCGTTGGCTCAGCGGCTGGAGCGGGAGCTTAGAGCCGCGAAAGGAGCCAGCGAGCTGGCTGCGGCGGAGGTGCTAGTGCCGGCTGAGTTGCTGGCACGAGCAGCGCGGCAGTTGCTCGCGCTGGCCGAAGGGGAGCCGTGCGGCGCTCGCGGCGCCGCCGTCATCGTCGACGTCGCCGGCCGCCGGCTCGCTGCCTTCCAAATTGACCCCAACACGCTCACCACGCACGAAATACATCTCCATCTCGAGCATGACGCTACGAACTGGACTAGCCTGTTGCCGCAATTTTTAAA AAATTTAACGCGAGGCGGTACCATCATCGTCAGCCCCCAGTTCACGATAGAAAAACAAAAGCTCTTCCGAAGCCAGGCTGAGTAG